ACAGTCCGGCGCGTCCGTATCGAACTTCGGCGGACTCGACGTCGGCGGCGCGTCCAACATCCCGCTCAACATCGTCTCCGAAAACCAATTCACCTTCACAGTGCCGGTGGGAGCGGACGCCGGCGCGGCCTACGTCATGGTGCTGAACCCGCCCTTCATCCAATTCTCGTCCACGACCGGCGACCCCGACGGAGGGTTTACGCTGACCGTGTTCTAGGCTCATCTCATTCGGCGAGCCTGTGCTGGCAGAGCCGTCGCTTCGTGTCATCCTGTTCTCGTGACGCTGCCCGTGATCGATAGAGCCGTCGACACTCTCGCGCGTCGATGCTGGGTACCCTCGGACCTCGGCTCGGTCACCGCCCACGGAAACGAGAACGGGCGATCCGATGTCGCCGACCGGGTATGGGCCCTGGTCGAGAACGTGTACGTGTCGGGCATGCACCCCGGCATTCAGGTGTGCATTCGCCACCGGGGCGACGTCGTGATCGATCGCGCGATCGGTCACGCACGGGGCAATTCCCCTGCTCGGCGGGTCGACTCCGCCGCAGTCGTACCCATGTCGGTCGACACGCCGGTGAATCTGTTTTCCGCGGCAAAAGCCGTCACCGCGATGGTGATGCACAAGCTCGAGGAGCTGGGCGCGCTGGGTCTCGACGATCGGGTGGCCGACCATCTGCCCGGGTTCGAGCGTCACGGCAAGGGTGAGATCACCCTGCGGCACGTACTCTCTCATCGCGCCGGCATCGCGGTCATGCCTTCGGAGGCCTTCAACCTCGATCTTCTGACCGACCCGGACCGGGTCGAGGAGATCCTTCGCGACCTGAAACCAACCACTGAGGCCGGCGCCGGCGGTAGGCGGGATCAAGGGCCCATTTGCCCAGGACGGCGGGTAGCCGCCACCGCGAAGGCTCGAGCCAGGTCCGGATTTCGGGTTCAAGCGGCCGCGGCGGAGCCGTCGGGCGGCAAGGGGGGTCCTCGTGAAGAGCGAAGTATACCTCGGCATGAGGGCCGGCGATCTCGAGGGCAAGGCGTACGCGAAGTATTGGAACCCGAACATGCGGCCCCTCCCGCCGCACGTTCAGGAGGCCCTGCTGCAGAGCCCGGAGGCCTCCGAGCTCGGGTTCGGAGTCGACGAAGCGAACCGGCTCCTCGAGCCCGGGTACCTCGAGCTCGAGAACGGCTACACGCGCCTCTCGAACGGACAGGTGTTCGTGGCCACGCTCACCAAGATGCCCGGAGTAACGGCGCAGATGATCGACTGGTGGTTCGGATGGCACTACCTGGAGAGCCAGCGATACAAGCTCTGGCACCCACGAGCCCACCTCGCGAATGGTGCGGAGCGCATGGTCAGCGATGATCCAACGCTGTCGGATCGCGAGAAGTACCTGCACAATCCGAACTACGTGACCGAGTACATCGGGAGCGACCGGATCGACATCGACATCACGTTCTCGGACGCCTCCGACTTCCTCGATACTTCGAGGTTCGAAGAAGCGCGGGTGGGGACGGCACTCTGCGGACTCGTCGGCCTCCGGGGCGCGCCGCTCACCATAAGCGCCCTTCTCCATCTCATTCGAGAGACCGCCGACGGCTGCGAGATGCGAAGTCGCTTCTGGCTCGGGAGCATCGAGGTTCGCGGGCTACCAGCAAAGGCGATCCTCGACAGAATCGCTGGGTCCAACTTCGTGGCGCGTCGTGCCGTGTCCCTGGAGCTGGGGCGCGACATGGTCGTGCACTGCGCGATGGAGATGAACCACCTGGCGAGCTTCTTGCCCGCGCTCTACGCGGACTACCACGTCGAAGAATAGAGCTCGACGGTAGGCCGGTGGCTTGGAAAAGTGGTCCTCAGCCCTCGGGCTGGGCCGGTCGGATGGAGAGATCCCGGATGAATAGTTCCGCGCCCTCGGATTGAATCTGGAGCTTGCCGCGCGTGAGCGGGACGAGCTCGTCGCCGACCTGGTGACGCAGATCGCGAACCTCGAGGACTGTACGTCCGTTGACGAGGTGGATCGCAGAATCTCCCACGACCCGGATCTCGATACGATTCCACTGGCCGAGCGGACGCTCGAAGTCGTCTGAAGGACTCACGCGGAAGACCGGAAACCCGACTGCAGTGTCGCCGCCATCGGGGTCGTACCGAAGCCACGGGAAGAGGGCCGAGCGGTCCCACGACGTACGGATGGAGCCACGGATCCCGTCGACCGAGACGAACATGCCGGTCGCGCCTTGCAGGATCTCGAGCTCGGCCGAGCGCATCCAGTACGTCCAGAAGGCCCCGAGCGGGCCGACCGAGTGGTAGAGCAACCCAGAGTTCGGGGGACTCGCCTCGCGGGGCGGGAAGCGTTCGTCACCCCACTTCACCTCCATCGAGAAGTGATAGTCCTCGAACTCCTGACGGCTGATCAGGGCGCCCCAGATCTCCCCGGAGATGCGAATCGCGGGATCGCCGTCTTCCATGACGATCGAAAACACGCCGTCGGGATCGTGGTCGATGCCGAGAACGTCCGTCGACTTCGGCGTGGCGAAGATCCACCACGGCACCTCCTGGGCGCCGAGGTAGCGGTCCCAGTGCTGGAAGTCTCGACCGTTGAACAACTGCTTCGGCGCTTCGACGCTCCAGGCGGGATCCACCCGGCAGGCGAGAAGCAGAAGGAGGAGGACGACGACTTGGACCACGGGCGTCCTTTACCTCATCGGAGCGGACAGAGTCATCGCGGTGTGAATTGGTTCCCACCGCCCTTCCTGGCTTGGCCCCGCGCGTTGTGAGATGAACGTTCGAATCCGGGCGCGCCGCGCCTCTCGAACGACGGAGCCGATGATGCAGATTCGCCTAGGAAACCGAGCTACGGTCGCCGCGATCTTGGTCGCCGTCCTTTCGTCGGAAGCCCATGCCCAGATCGGGGCGGGGCCTTCGGGCATCGATCGACCCAGCCG
This genomic window from Candidatus Binatia bacterium contains:
- a CDS encoding DUF1080 domain-containing protein — encoded protein: MVQVVVLLLLLLACRVDPAWSVEAPKQLFNGRDFQHWDRYLGAQEVPWWIFATPKSTDVLGIDHDPDGVFSIVMEDGDPAIRISGEIWGALISRQEFEDYHFSMEVKWGDERFPPREASPPNSGLLYHSVGPLGAFWTYWMRSAELEILQGATGMFVSVDGIRGSIRTSWDRSALFPWLRYDPDGGDTAVGFPVFRVSPSDDFERPLGQWNRIEIRVVGDSAIHLVNGRTVLEVRDLRHQVGDELVPLTRGKLQIQSEGAELFIRDLSIRPAQPEG